A region of Hippoglossus stenolepis isolate QCI-W04-F060 chromosome 7, HSTE1.2, whole genome shotgun sequence DNA encodes the following proteins:
- the LOC118112124 gene encoding phospholipase A and acyltransferase 3: MAPTLDIEKLRLGDLIEISRGTYQHWAVYVGNGYVVHLAPPCEGPGGGSSSVMSVLADSAMVKKEFLWNVVGEDEWQVNNGLDREHSPRLGFVIANEAMGWVGRSVPYSIFSGNCEHFVNNLRYGKNVSGQVTQATNAAIGLGAAGLVVFGVLALARGIGRENRNKE, from the exons ATGGCCCCGACTCTG GATATTGAGAAACTGCGGCTCGGGGACTTGATTGAAATTTCCCGTGGCACGTACCAGCACTGGGCTGTGTACGTTGGCAATGGCTACGTTGTTCACTTGGCACCACCCT GTGAGGGCCCGGGTGGAGGCTCCAGCAGTGTGATGTCCGTCCTCGCTGACAGCGCCATGGTGAAGAAAGAGTTCCTGTGGAACGTAGTGGGAGAAGACGAATGGCAAGTAAACAACGGCCTGGACCGAGAGCACAGTCCCCGTCTGGGTTTTGTCATTGCGAATGAGGCCATGGGATGGGTGGGCAGGTCGGTGCCATACTCCATCTTCAGCGGGAACTGTGAGCACTTTGTCAACAACCTACGCTACGGCAAAAACGTGTCCGGTCAG GTGACTCAAGCAACAAATGCTGCCATAGGCTTGGGTGCGGCCGGACTCGTGGTCTTCGGCGTCCTGGCTTTGGCAAGAGGCATCGGAAGggagaacagaaacaaagagtgA
- the ints5 gene encoding integrator complex subunit 5, protein MLKDQAMSVVFDGSPLKAMQSSHTHSPQSALSAQELSQEIKSFISGVDTVQGRKLSVREHARCAVRLLRSVPACRGAVLEHLRGVYDEHVSAFLHNLETGGEASSGVSSNLEDIIKEVHGVLLEFIRLNPRAWAPLVSSWAVDLLGQLSSKHAGRRVAPHSSSLNELLQLWMSCAATRSLMEAYSQCLAAMLAWCPDACVDALLDTSVQHSPHFDWVVAHIGSAFPGTIISRVLACGLKDFCSHGAKDQGLMVMGVDKGNRVPKIGSVVGILGHLAAHHSDSIRKELLRMFQESLSPSSPLSPTSSSTSWESSPQLRRAAVPFLLQLAAMSPNLFGAVSAELVELLRPPVLLQLQALLQGLPREELDNMLGLAVHLISQSPSGGARVLRFLADTATPASVIISGPTPSPHEGVREGCDRLLQMLLLHLHKLVFNRSDGVEGKPHHSASSQPQRVIPFLEELQSHVGELCAETLRLERKRHLWLHQLLCLLSVYGGPRVATEALCQLLTQARNPEELALAWQLHTTLSSCMAGLIPAAVTHCVAQIHTHILGPRQLRQLLLNLAAAIQSQDEERRGSAGAQSSMAIQMGSAVSVYLHDFGPLLLHGDPAVSHATVRLLSCSPLPRTSSPAHLLLLSRAAVTHFFLALRRRGEAGTVGRDVGQAGEAVNCSVLLLSRLAAYSPLTLKAVLQQLVEGALHKGNAELFGGQIADMSGAPLPAPSVSPDVGASLLDINCRFGTTVNFSGSVWSVFHAGVIGKGLKVRTATQLPDPSMVIQNVQTLLTVVVQCCSSYGLNGSINGSRPPSDPDEPSPINAEAAKVVAITLVENVCPDVANGELSWPPEEHARTTVERDIHIRRCFEAHPVIFPLLQVVAAGRPALCYCSAVLRGLLATLLAHWEASREMSSTDSPWHLQASCLLVSCMGEGQLLPPVLANVHEAFPHLTPFEVRLLLLAVWEYVRGNGPMPQKFVFSSEKGLFCRDFSRDGDVARYVAPIHSVLHKNIDRLGHLCWRFQL, encoded by the exons ATGTTAAAAGACCAAGCGATGTCTGTGGTGTTCGACGGGAGTCCGCTGAAAGCGATGCAGAGCTCCCACACTCACAGCCCGCAGAGCGCCCTGAG TGCCCAGGAACTCTCTCAGGAAATCAAGTCCTTTATCAGTGGCGTTGACACCGTTCAGGGCCGGAAGCTCAGTGTCCGGGAACACGCCCGCTGTGCTGTACGGCTGCTGCGCTCGGTCCCGGCCTGTCGAGGTGCCGTACTGGAGCATCTGAGGGGTGTGTACGACGAACATGTTTCCGCCTTCCTGCACAACCTGGAGACTGGGGGGGAGGCCAGCTCTGGAGTCAGTTCCAATCTGGAGGACATCATAAAG gAGGTCCATGGCGTCCTATTGGAGTTCATCCGGCTCAACCCCCGGGCCTGGGCCCCCCTGGTATCTTCCTGGGCTGTGGACTTGTTGGGGCAGCTGAGCAGCAAGCATGCTGGCCGCAGAGTGGCCCCCCACTCCTCCAGCCTCAATGAGCTGCTCCAGCTCTGGATGTCTTGTGCTGCCACCCGGTCCCTCATGGAGGCCTACTCACAGTGTTTGGCGGCCATGCTGGCGTGGTGCCCTGATGCCTGTGTGGATGCGTTGTTGGACACCTCGGTTCAGCACTCCCCGCATTTTGACTGGGTGGTGGCTCACATTGGGTCTGCCTTCCCGGGTACTATCATCAGCCGAGTCCTGGCATGTGGACTCAAGGACTTCTGCTCTCATGGTGCCAAGGACCAAGGGTTAATGGTGATGGGAGTAGATAAAGGAAATAGAGTTCCTAAAATTGGCTCAGTGGTGGGAATCCTAGGGCACCTTGCAGCGCATCACTCAGACAGCATCAGGAAGGAGCTCCTCAGGATGTTTCAGGAGAGCCTGAGTCCATCAAGCCCCCTTTCTCCCACTTCATCCTCGACCTCCTGGGAGAGTTCCCCCCAGCTTCGTCGAGCTGCAGTAccatttctgctgcagctggctGCAATGTCCCCTAACCTCTTTGGTGCTGTGTCTGCAGAGCTGGTAGAGCTGTTACGCCCCCCTGTCCTACTCCAGCTGCAGGCCTTGCTGCAGGGCCTCCCCAGAGAGGAACTGGATAACATGCTGGGTCTTGCTGTCCATCTCATTAGCCAGAGTCCGTCAGGAGGGGCCCGGGTCCTCCGATTTTTGGCAGACACAGCGACTCCAGCCTCTGTCATCATATCTGGCCCAACACCCTCCCCTCATGAAGGAGTCAGAGAAGGTTGTGATCGCCTCCTCCAGATGCTGCTTCTGCATCTCCATAAACTGGTTTTCAACCGCTCAGATGGAGTGGAAGGAAAACCCCATCACTCAGCTTCATCTCAACCTCAGAGGGTCATCCCCTTCTTGGAGGAGCTGCAGTCTCATGTGGGTGAGCTCTGTGCTGAGACGCTACGCCTGGAGAGAAAACGTCATCTCTGGCTGCACCAGCTTCTGTGTCTGCTTTCAGTCTATGGGGGTCCCCGTGTGGCCACCGAGGCCCTCTGCCAGCTACTCACACAGGCCCGTAACCCAGAGGAGCTGGCTCTGGCCTGGCAGCTTCACACCACGCTCTCCTCCTGCATGGCGGGACTCATTCCTGCTGCAGTGACTCACTGTGTGGCccagatccacacacacattctgggGCCCCGGCAGCTGAGGCAGCTCCTGCTTAACCTGGCTGCAGCCATCCAGAGTcaggatgaggagagaagaggatcAGCCGGGGCTCAGTCCTCCATGGCCATCCAGATGGGCTCAGCGGTCTCAGTATACCTCCATGATTTCGGTCCACTCCTTCTCCATGGTGACCCGGCTGTATCTCATGCCACAGTGCGCCTCCTGTCCTGTAGCCCCCTCCCTCGCACCTCCTCGCCAGCACACCTGCTCTTGCTGTCCCGTGCTGCTGTCACTCATTTCTTTCTGGCACTgcggagaagaggagaagctggTACGGTGGGAAGAGATGTTGGACAGGCTGGTGAGGCGGTGAACTGTTCGGTCCTGCTCCTGTCCCGTTTAGCGGCGTACTCCCCGCTCACTCTGAAGGCGGTGCTTCAGCAGCTGGTTGAGGGAGCACTACATAAAGGCAACGCTGAGCTGTTTGGAGGTCAGATCGCTGACATGTCTGGTGCTCCTTTGCCTGCCCCCTCTGTGTCCCCCGACGTCGGAGCCTCGCTGCTAGACATCAACTGTCGGTTTGGCACCACCGTCAACTTTTCTGGTAGCGTGTGGTCCGTATTTCATGCTGGGGTAATCGGCAAGGGGTTGAAGGTCCGCACTGCAACACAGCTGCCTGACCCATCTATGGTCATCCAG AACGTCCAGACTCTTCTGACTGTCGTAGTCCAGTGTTGCAGCTCCTATGGTCTCAACGGATCTATCAACGGTTCACGACCACCATCTGACCCTGACGAGCCGTCGCCCATCAACGCTGAGGCAGCCAAGGTTGTTGCAATCACACTGGTGGAAAACGTGTGTCCGGATGTGGCCAATGGGGAGCTGTCCTGGCCCCCTGAGGAGCATGCCCGCACCACGGTGGAGCGAGACATCCACATTCGACGCTGCTTTGAGGCCCACCCAGTGATTTTCCCTCTACTACAGGTGGTGGCAGCTGGACGCCCGGCTCTCTGCTACTGCTCAGCTGTGCTCAGAGGCCTACTGGCCACTCTGCTGGCCCACTGGGAGGCGTCCCGCGAGATGTCATCCACAGACTCCCCCTGGCACCTCCAAGCCTCCTGCCTCCTGGTGTCCTGCATGGGAGAGGGCCAGCTCCTGCCTCCTGTGCTGGCCAACGTCCACGAAGCCTTCCCCCACCTCACTCCCTTCGAGGTGCGGCTGCTCCTCCTGGCTGTGTGGGAGTATGTGAGAGGCAATGGACCAATGCCCCAGAAGTTTGTCTTCAGCTCAGAGAAGGGCCTGTTCTGCAGGGATTTCTCACGGGATGGTGATGTGGCGAGATACGTGGCGCCGATTCACAGCGTCCTGCATAAAAACATTGATAGATTAGGACACTTGTGCTGGCGGTTCCAGCTCTAA